The Hippea jasoniae genome includes a window with the following:
- a CDS encoding ATP synthase subunit c family protein: protein MKGRLFILTALAVLAAFPALAAGDANSATAAANIVLKKYYMFVAMGGAIGLGLAAGGGGIGQGHAVNGTVLGTARNPALSGKLLTLMMIGLAMIESLVIYMLVIVLIIFYTNPFHI from the coding sequence ATGAAGGGTAGGTTGTTTATTTTAACAGCTTTAGCAGTTCTGGCAGCTTTTCCTGCATTGGCTGCGGGTGATGCAAATTCTGCCACTGCAGCTGCAAACATAGTGCTTAAAAAGTACTACATGTTTGTGGCTATGGGTGGTGCAATTGGTCTTGGTCTTGCTGCCGGCGGTGGTGGAATTGGACAGGGTCATGCTGTTAACGGAACTGTACTTGGTACAGCAAGAAACCCGGCTTTGTCAGGAAAGCTTCTGACTCTCATGATGATCGGCCTTGCTATGATCGAGTCTTTAGTTATCTATATGCTTGTTATTGTTCTTATTATCTTCTACACAAATCCATTTCATATCTAA